The Streptomyces europaeiscabiei genome window below encodes:
- a CDS encoding histidine phosphatase family protein, whose protein sequence is MTAGGDTAVRKGRGRRLILWRHGQTSWNVERRFQGTTDVELTETGLGQARRAARLLASLKPDAIVASDLRRAADTAAELAALTGLAVSHDEGLRETYAGVWQGLTHDEIIARHGEEYAAWKRGEPVRRGGGELETEVADRAAPVVLRHADKLPENGTLLVVSHGGTIRTTIGRLLGLEPHHWESLGGLSNCCWSVLGEGARGWRLLEHNAGTLPEPVLGDDD, encoded by the coding sequence GTGACCGCGGGCGGCGACACGGCCGTCCGCAAGGGGAGGGGCCGCCGCCTCATCCTCTGGCGGCACGGCCAGACCTCGTGGAACGTGGAGCGCCGTTTCCAGGGCACCACGGACGTCGAGCTGACCGAGACCGGTCTCGGTCAGGCCCGCCGAGCCGCCCGGCTGCTCGCCTCCCTCAAGCCCGACGCGATCGTCGCCTCCGACCTTCGGCGGGCCGCCGACACGGCCGCCGAGCTGGCCGCGCTCACCGGCCTGGCAGTCAGCCACGACGAGGGCCTGCGCGAGACCTACGCGGGCGTCTGGCAGGGGCTCACGCACGACGAGATCATCGCCCGGCACGGCGAGGAGTACGCCGCGTGGAAGCGCGGCGAGCCCGTCCGCCGCGGCGGCGGCGAGCTGGAGACCGAGGTCGCCGACCGCGCCGCCCCCGTGGTGCTCCGGCACGCCGACAAGCTCCCGGAGAACGGGACTCTCCTGGTGGTCAGCCACGGCGGCACCATCCGCACCACCATCGGGCGCCTCCTCGGCCTGGAGCCGCACCACTGGGAAAGTCTCGGCGGCCTCTCCAACTGCTGCTGGTCCGTCCTCGGCGAGGGCGCCCGCGGCTGGCGGCTCCTGGAGCACAACGCCGGCACGCTGCCCGAGCCGGTGCTCGGCGACGACGACTGA
- the rsfS gene encoding ribosome silencing factor, with the protein MTATDRSLELITTAAQAAADKLAHDVIAYDVSDVLSITDAFLLASAPNDRQVKSIVDEIEERLNKELGAKPVRREGDREARWVLLDYVDIVVHVQHSEERGFYALERLWKDCPELELPADAKATRGKGAEHAKLRAAEEEAELDGELR; encoded by the coding sequence GTGACCGCCACCGACCGCTCTCTCGAGCTCATCACCACCGCCGCACAGGCGGCCGCCGACAAGCTCGCGCACGACGTCATCGCGTACGACGTCAGCGATGTGCTGTCCATCACGGACGCCTTCCTGCTCGCCTCCGCGCCCAACGACCGCCAGGTCAAGTCGATCGTCGACGAGATCGAGGAGCGACTGAACAAGGAGCTCGGCGCCAAGCCGGTCCGCCGCGAGGGCGACCGCGAGGCCCGCTGGGTGCTGCTGGACTACGTCGACATCGTCGTCCACGTCCAGCACAGCGAGGAGCGTGGCTTCTACGCCCTGGAGCGGCTCTGGAAGGACTGCCCCGAGCTGGAGCTGCCCGCCGACGCCAAGGCCACCAGGGGCAAGGGCGCTGAGCACGCCAAGCTGCGCGCCGCCGAGGAGGAGGCCGAGCTGGACGGGGAGCTGCGGTGA
- a CDS encoding LCP family protein, with the protein MNDRYDAGYGGDQSYELVGYDEYGQPVYRPAPAQQVPQQQAYDPYGTQQPQEYGQGYGYGYDPYATGQVQQQHPQGYGTDYDSGQQAPAPAYDPYDPYGQTAATGPQASVAEQTAYIPQQPAPPETAEQGEPRTGDTFPERDPSERETGERDTGERDFRTEQFAFVEEPDGDSEDVIDWLNFTENRTERREEAKRRAKSRLVALVVVLALVAVGGVGYMWWAGMLPGASSDEQTGTTTSAAAQKRDVVVVHLHDTRNGGTSTALLVDNATTERGATVLLPNALALTGDDGTTTTLAKSVEDDGSSGTRDALDTVLGTDIEGTWRLDTPYLNNLVGLVGNIDIDTNANVPDPEAKKKTEAPLVTKGKAQTLSGKMAVAYATYRASGESQDAQLKRFGQVMQGVLRKLSSDEQAATVTVQTLAQILDPSLSDKDLGTFLAKLADRAKGGDYRTESLPVQQDGTLSAEDSDSVVKDLLGGAAKSPDAGDAVRVGIRNATGVKDATEQARVVVLNGGYTFLDAGATATARATSEVTYSDAARKQDAVEVAKTLGLPAGAVKKGETTSNADVSVVLGQNYETTSATGATGTTGTTGTTGTTG; encoded by the coding sequence GTGAACGACCGATACGACGCCGGCTACGGAGGCGACCAGAGTTACGAACTCGTCGGCTACGACGAGTACGGGCAGCCGGTGTACCGACCGGCGCCCGCCCAGCAGGTGCCTCAGCAACAGGCGTACGACCCCTACGGGACACAGCAGCCCCAGGAGTACGGCCAGGGCTACGGCTACGGCTACGACCCGTACGCGACCGGCCAGGTCCAGCAGCAGCACCCGCAGGGGTACGGCACGGACTACGACTCGGGCCAGCAGGCACCGGCGCCCGCCTACGACCCGTACGACCCCTACGGGCAGACCGCGGCCACCGGCCCGCAGGCCTCCGTCGCCGAGCAGACCGCCTACATCCCGCAGCAGCCGGCACCGCCGGAGACCGCCGAGCAGGGAGAGCCCCGGACCGGTGACACCTTCCCGGAGCGGGACCCGTCCGAACGGGAAACCGGCGAACGGGACACCGGCGAACGGGACTTCCGCACCGAGCAGTTCGCCTTCGTCGAGGAGCCCGACGGCGACTCCGAGGATGTCATCGACTGGCTGAACTTCACCGAGAACCGCACGGAGCGCCGCGAGGAGGCCAAGCGGCGCGCCAAGAGTCGGCTGGTCGCCCTGGTCGTGGTCCTCGCCCTGGTCGCGGTCGGCGGCGTCGGCTACATGTGGTGGGCGGGCATGCTGCCCGGCGCCTCCTCGGACGAGCAGACCGGCACCACGACCTCCGCGGCCGCCCAGAAGCGGGACGTGGTCGTCGTCCATCTGCACGACACCAGGAACGGCGGCACCTCCACGGCGCTGCTCGTCGACAACGCCACCACCGAGCGGGGCGCCACCGTCCTGCTCCCCAACGCCCTCGCCCTGACCGGCGACGACGGCACCACGACGACCCTCGCCAAGTCCGTCGAGGACGACGGCTCCTCCGGCACCCGCGACGCACTCGACACCGTCCTCGGAACCGACATCGAGGGCACCTGGCGGCTGGACACCCCGTATCTGAACAACCTCGTCGGTCTCGTCGGCAACATCGACATCGACACGAACGCGAACGTGCCCGACCCCGAGGCCAAGAAGAAGACCGAGGCCCCCCTCGTCACCAAGGGCAAGGCGCAGACCCTCAGCGGCAAGATGGCCGTCGCCTACGCCACCTACCGGGCGTCCGGCGAGTCGCAGGATGCGCAGCTGAAGCGGTTCGGGCAGGTCATGCAGGGCGTGCTGCGCAAGCTGTCCTCCGACGAGCAGGCCGCCACGGTCACGGTGCAGACGCTGGCCCAGATCCTCGACCCCTCGCTCAGCGACAAGGACCTCGGCACCTTCCTCGCCAAGCTCGCCGACCGCGCCAAGGGCGGTGACTACCGGACCGAGTCGCTGCCCGTGCAGCAGGACGGCACGCTCAGCGCGGAGGACTCAGACAGCGTGGTCAAGGACCTGCTCGGCGGCGCCGCGAAGAGCCCCGACGCCGGGGACGCCGTCCGGGTCGGCATCCGCAACGCAACCGGTGTGAAGGACGCCACCGAACAGGCCCGCGTGGTCGTCCTCAACGGCGGCTACACCTTCCTCGACGCCGGCGCCACCGCCACCGCCCGGGCGACCTCCGAGGTCACCTACTCCGACGCGGCCCGCAAACAGGACGCCGTCGAGGTCGCCAAGACCCTCGGCCTCCCGGCCGGCGCCGTGAAGAAGGGCGAGACCACCTCCAACGCCGACGTCTCCGTCGTACTCGGCCAGAACTACGAGACGACGAGCGCGACGGGGGCGACCGGGACGACGGGAACCACGGGAACCACGGGAACCACGGGCTGA
- the nadD gene encoding nicotinate-nucleotide adenylyltransferase: MGEQEMPTGPEHDKAADQAYDTPDGQAEGASGAQGYRPSEPGRRRLGVMGGTFDPIHHGHLVAAQEVAAQFGLDEVVFVPTGQPWQKSHRSVSAAEDRYLMTVIATAENPHFSVSRIDIDRKGLTYTIDTLRELHELNPEADLFFITGADALGQILTWRDAEELFSLAHFIGVTRPGHTLTDPGLPAGGVSLVEVPALAISSTDCRARVAKGDPVWYLVPDGVVRYIDKRQLYRGE; encoded by the coding sequence ATGGGAGAGCAGGAAATGCCTACCGGTCCGGAGCACGACAAGGCGGCGGACCAGGCGTACGACACCCCGGACGGCCAGGCCGAAGGCGCCTCCGGCGCACAGGGATACCGCCCGTCGGAGCCCGGCCGACGCCGTCTCGGCGTCATGGGCGGAACGTTCGACCCGATCCACCACGGGCACCTGGTGGCGGCCCAGGAGGTCGCCGCCCAGTTCGGCCTCGACGAGGTCGTGTTCGTGCCGACCGGCCAGCCGTGGCAGAAGTCCCACCGCTCGGTCTCGGCGGCCGAGGACCGCTATCTGATGACGGTCATCGCCACGGCCGAGAACCCCCACTTCTCCGTGAGCCGCATCGACATCGACCGCAAGGGCCTCACCTACACCATCGACACCCTGCGCGAACTGCACGAGCTCAACCCCGAGGCCGACCTCTTCTTCATCACCGGCGCCGACGCGCTCGGCCAGATCCTCACCTGGCGCGACGCCGAGGAACTCTTCTCCCTCGCGCACTTCATCGGGGTCACCCGTCCGGGGCACACCCTGACCGACCCGGGCCTGCCCGCGGGCGGGGTCTCGCTGGTCGAGGTCCCGGCACTGGCCATCTCCTCCACAGACTGCCGTGCGAGAGTCGCCAAGGGCGATCCCGTCTGGTACCTGGTGCCGGACGGTGTGGTGCGCTACATCGACAAGCGGCAGTTGTACCGCGGCGAGTGA